In Ferrimicrobium sp., a genomic segment contains:
- a CDS encoding site-specific integrase, giving the protein MKPGVYRLRVDAGVDPITGKRRQVSKVIHGGKRQANDELRRLIAEAESGVATNAKQTVDELAKDWLDFKRGELSPKTIELYDQCLQRHISPALGRRKVHTLTPRDLDLFYGALAEKGMSAYGIHQVHATIRAALSQGVKWQVIPTNVALIATPPKLPKQAPRAITPQQLGDIIATTTQRYDASLARFFTLAALTGARRGEILGLRLFDLDLANARLSITQSVISLKGQALVKSTKTGQHRSISLDQVSLDILCAQRDQVMDRAQKGGFTQVENPYFFAADPTGERCIHPDWPSHVFRRVCDELSMPFHLHELRHFAATQLIAAGVDLRTVAGRLGHSDPAITMRIYAHVVEAKDREAADKLGAIVQGAARNT; this is encoded by the coding sequence ATGAAGCCCGGTGTCTACCGGTTGCGCGTCGATGCAGGGGTGGATCCCATCACTGGTAAGCGTCGACAGGTATCCAAGGTTATTCATGGTGGTAAAAGACAAGCCAACGATGAGCTCCGTCGCCTCATCGCAGAGGCGGAGTCAGGAGTAGCCACCAACGCCAAGCAAACGGTCGATGAGTTGGCTAAGGACTGGCTTGATTTTAAACGAGGTGAGCTCTCACCAAAGACCATCGAGCTCTATGACCAATGCCTGCAACGCCACATCTCGCCAGCCCTTGGTCGTCGAAAGGTTCACACGCTCACCCCAAGGGATCTCGACCTGTTCTATGGAGCCTTAGCCGAGAAGGGCATGAGCGCCTATGGGATCCACCAAGTGCATGCGACCATCAGAGCCGCACTCTCGCAAGGAGTCAAGTGGCAGGTGATCCCCACCAACGTCGCCTTGATCGCGACCCCTCCCAAACTGCCAAAGCAAGCACCTCGTGCCATCACCCCACAACAGCTCGGCGACATTATCGCCACTACCACCCAACGCTATGACGCCTCACTGGCGAGATTCTTCACCCTTGCGGCCCTCACGGGTGCCAGAAGAGGGGAGATCCTTGGTCTTCGACTCTTTGACCTTGACTTAGCCAACGCGCGCCTTAGTATCACCCAGTCGGTGATCAGCCTCAAAGGCCAAGCGTTGGTCAAGTCGACCAAGACCGGTCAACACCGCAGCATCTCACTCGATCAGGTCTCACTTGATATCTTGTGTGCCCAACGAGATCAGGTGATGGATAGGGCTCAAAAGGGAGGCTTTACCCAGGTCGAGAACCCGTACTTCTTTGCCGCCGATCCAACGGGTGAGCGTTGCATCCACCCGGACTGGCCAAGCCATGTGTTTCGCAGGGTCTGTGATGAGCTCTCAATGCCCTTTCACCTTCATGAGCTCCGTCACTTTGCAGCAACCCAGCTCATTGCCGCCGGTGTTGACCTGCGTACCGTCGCTGGTCGTCTCGGCCATAGCGACCCTGCCATCACTATGCGCATCTATGCCCATGTCGTGGAGGCCAAGGATCGAGAGGCCGCCGACAAGCTTGGCGCCATCGTCCAAGGAGCAGCCCGCAATACCTGA
- a CDS encoding divalent-cation tolerance protein CutA, producing the protein MTTTDDELTSLRIRDRLVESGHTPCVKIYTGCQSRYFWDGAWRDATEYVITALTLTSELTHLTEAIRSTHNYVTPEIVARKLDALTPDYAQWVLATLDELGETRQ; encoded by the coding sequence ATGACGACCACGGATGACGAGTTGACAAGCCTGCGAATTCGTGATCGTTTGGTCGAATCCGGCCACACCCCATGTGTCAAGATTTACACGGGATGCCAGAGTCGTTATTTTTGGGATGGTGCTTGGCGAGATGCGACCGAGTATGTGATCACGGCCCTGACGTTGACCTCGGAACTGACTCATCTCACCGAAGCCATCAGATCCACGCACAACTATGTAACCCCTGAAATCGTCGCACGCAAACTGGATGCATTGACCCCTGACTACGCGCAATGGGTCTTGGCGACACTCGATGAGCTTGGAGAGACTCGACAGTGA
- the tadA gene encoding tRNA adenosine(34) deaminase TadA: MTSTESYMRIALDLAKEADQLDEVPVGAVVVIDHQVVAQAHNQTVARHSAIAHAELIALHQAIQQVGDRYLTAAEVYITLEPCAMCAGALLLARVQRVVFGARDSKAGACGSLYNLCVDPRLNHEIDLVPDVLAEESTALLQSFFQRRRHS; this comes from the coding sequence GTGACGTCTACCGAGTCTTATATGCGCATCGCGTTGGACCTCGCCAAGGAGGCCGATCAGCTCGACGAAGTCCCCGTAGGAGCTGTGGTGGTAATCGATCACCAGGTCGTCGCGCAAGCTCACAATCAAACGGTGGCAAGGCACAGTGCAATCGCTCATGCCGAGCTCATCGCCCTCCACCAAGCCATCCAGCAGGTTGGTGATCGTTACCTAACCGCTGCCGAGGTCTACATCACCCTTGAGCCGTGCGCCATGTGCGCAGGCGCCCTTTTGCTCGCTCGGGTGCAACGGGTTGTATTCGGTGCACGAGACTCGAAAGCGGGAGCTTGTGGCTCGCTCTACAATCTTTGTGTCGACCCTCGTCTCAACCATGAGATTGACCTCGTACCCGATGTTCTAGCCGAGGAGTCGACGGCGCTCTTGCAAAGCTTCTTCCAACGGCGCCGACACAGCTGA
- a CDS encoding MBL fold metallo-hydrolase, whose product MAERIADNIIEIDTQLGGWEHITAGYLVTGESPVLIETGSQSSAPLLLAELRALGVSATDLAAVVVTHIHLDHAGGVGDVARAFPNARVYVHPNGARHLADPTRLINSAAMVYGPLLDSLYGRLDPTPKERIVAVEEGETIEVTKGLHLEALLTPGHAKHHLSLWHEPTGTMFCGDAVGVKLPEVGVLWPATPPPDFDLALATRSLDAMKSRSPSHLAFAHYGRFANAVEILEEGKELLRDWCRVAEEALHTGVDIETALEAAFVPGLAELDPAARDRLLTLSGVHANAMGIARWLSKRDDLAQPGGDQG is encoded by the coding sequence ATGGCTGAGCGCATCGCAGACAACATCATTGAAATTGACACGCAGCTCGGTGGCTGGGAGCATATTACGGCTGGCTACCTTGTCACTGGGGAAAGTCCAGTCTTGATCGAAACCGGTTCTCAGAGTAGTGCACCGTTGCTACTCGCCGAACTTCGTGCCCTTGGCGTCAGCGCCACCGATCTTGCCGCTGTCGTCGTTACCCACATTCACCTCGATCACGCGGGTGGTGTCGGGGATGTCGCCCGTGCGTTTCCGAATGCCAGGGTCTATGTCCATCCCAACGGTGCTCGTCATCTTGCGGATCCGACGCGGCTGATCAACTCGGCGGCGATGGTTTATGGGCCATTGCTTGACTCACTGTATGGCCGCCTCGACCCTACTCCAAAGGAACGTATTGTTGCCGTGGAGGAGGGCGAGACCATCGAGGTCACCAAGGGGCTTCATCTCGAGGCATTGCTCACACCTGGACATGCAAAGCATCACCTTTCGCTGTGGCACGAACCAACTGGGACGATGTTTTGCGGAGACGCGGTCGGGGTCAAGCTACCAGAGGTCGGGGTGCTTTGGCCTGCCACCCCTCCGCCTGACTTTGACCTTGCTCTTGCAACGCGAAGCTTGGATGCGATGAAGTCGCGCTCGCCGTCACACCTCGCGTTTGCTCACTATGGTCGCTTTGCCAATGCCGTTGAGATTCTTGAGGAGGGTAAGGAGTTGCTTCGTGATTGGTGCCGGGTGGCAGAGGAGGCGCTGCATACTGGTGTCGACATCGAGACGGCCCTCGAAGCGGCCTTCGTGCCAGGGCTGGCGGAGCTAGACCCCGCGGCGAGGGATCGTCTGTTGACCCTGAGTGGGGTACACGCGAACGCAATGGGAATCGCCCGATGGCTCTCTAAGCGTGATGACCTTGCTCAACCTGGAGGTGATCAGGGCTAA
- a CDS encoding MarP family serine protease, with protein MSTPLLGAIFGFDLVDLVILALVAFSAARGFKVGATIQLGSYIGFWVGLLAGAIIAPYAAAPLPAGIIRTFVSLVILFGLASVTSALGRSIGNRLSGRLDRFHLGPIDAGVGVVVSVLATLLIVWIVAALALNAPFEALSAEVSGSKIVQSLDDILPPAPSVFARVDSLFSTAGFPPVFASIPPALAGPVPLPSNAMVKTIEAKVSSSVVKVEGLACSEIQEGSAFVVAPGYVATNAHVVAGEPNTYVIQDGSQLPATVIWYNPHLDLAVLKVPGLNAPVLHFDTQVQSRGTQAVVLGYPEGGPLTYGSAGVMASFDATGRDIYNQGLTTRLVYEIDAIVRPGNSGGPLVNSAGQVLGIVFSRSTTNNYVGFAIAAPEVAKEVHEALTRPQHAVSTEGCVP; from the coding sequence GTGTCGACTCCGTTACTAGGAGCCATTTTTGGCTTCGACCTCGTTGATTTGGTGATTCTTGCGCTTGTTGCTTTTTCTGCAGCTCGGGGCTTTAAGGTAGGCGCAACCATCCAACTCGGTTCCTATATCGGGTTCTGGGTCGGCTTGCTGGCGGGAGCGATCATTGCTCCCTATGCGGCGGCACCGCTGCCAGCAGGGATTATCCGCACCTTCGTCTCGCTCGTGATACTGTTCGGACTGGCTTCGGTCACGTCTGCTCTTGGCCGGAGCATCGGCAACAGATTGAGTGGACGGCTTGATCGATTCCATCTCGGTCCAATCGATGCCGGTGTCGGCGTCGTCGTCTCGGTGCTCGCGACGCTGCTCATTGTATGGATCGTCGCGGCCTTGGCGTTAAATGCTCCGTTTGAGGCGCTCTCGGCAGAGGTCTCCGGTTCAAAGATCGTCCAATCGCTTGACGACATTCTCCCACCTGCGCCAAGTGTCTTCGCGCGAGTCGATTCGCTCTTTTCGACAGCAGGCTTTCCTCCAGTTTTTGCTTCGATTCCGCCGGCCCTCGCGGGCCCAGTTCCGTTGCCGTCCAACGCGATGGTCAAGACCATCGAGGCGAAGGTCTCCTCATCGGTTGTCAAGGTTGAGGGGCTTGCGTGCTCTGAAATCCAGGAGGGCTCCGCCTTTGTGGTGGCACCCGGTTATGTTGCCACCAACGCACACGTGGTTGCGGGTGAGCCAAATACCTATGTGATTCAAGATGGCTCACAGCTCCCGGCGACTGTGATCTGGTACAACCCGCATCTGGACTTGGCGGTTCTCAAGGTTCCCGGCCTCAATGCCCCAGTGCTACATTTCGATACGCAGGTGCAATCTCGTGGCACCCAAGCGGTGGTCCTGGGATACCCAGAGGGTGGACCGTTGACCTACGGATCCGCGGGGGTCATGGCAAGCTTTGATGCAACTGGACGAGACATCTACAACCAGGGTCTCACTACCCGCTTGGTATATGAGATCGATGCCATCGTGCGACCAGGGAACTCGGGGGGTCCACTTGTGAACTCGGCTGGCCAGGTGCTTGGCATTGTGTTTTCACGTTCTACGACGAATAACTATGTCGGTTTCGCAATTGCCGCTCCAGAGGTTGCCAAAGAGGTGCACGAGGCTCTCACTCGACCCCAGCATGCGGTCTCGACTGAGGGCTGCGTTCCCTAG
- the gltB gene encoding glutamate synthase large subunit, giving the protein MLPTPLPPLYPRGSEHDACGIAFIADLHGKGSHQLIQMGLGALVNLEHRGAKGSDPDTGDGAGILIQNPDLFWRLDHDLPAQGAYVTGLLFIDGDRSVLLNQLNALLADSGWHVIAVREVPRNSSILGAGSRASEPAMVQLFLGDDAGTTDERLERKAWLLRRRVEHTIPQLYFPSLSSKTFIYKGMLSAPQVERYFLDLTDDRLTTGIVLVHSRFSTNTFPSWRLAQPFRMIAHNGEINTIDGNRNWMRARESLLNSDLIEGELGDALPLVATDESDSASLDAVFEMLALHGRSLPHAIMMMIPEAWEGNITMKGTIRDFYRFHASLMEPWDGPAAVIFTDGSLVGGVLDRNGLRPARYWVTDDGLVVLASEAGVIDVPATSVVTRGRLEPGRIFLVDTSKGAILDDAEVKESLAQLAPWGEWLNEHQVSLDSLPPRYMLVPQHGSVVQRQQLFGYTEEELRLIVTPMATQGQEPIGSMGADTPLATRSPLARPFFDLFYQRFAQVTNPPLDAIREELVTSYEGVIGPERNLLEPSATSVRQIRLPHPVIDNDDLAKLMYINEDGEYPDLNAKVIDILYPVGEGEEGLRKALSGIRNACEEAIRDGYAVVILSDRHANWELAPIPSLLAVSAVHHHLVRTKLRTQAGLIVECGDAREVHHFATLISFGAAAVNPYLAFDSIVDLIREGVLTDIAPRVAVRNYVKAATKGIVKVMSKMGISTIGSYTGAQVFEIYGLSDDVVNEYFPGARSPMGGQGLAEIAAGVARHHRRAYTDRREEFVHQDLETGGQYQWRRDGEYHLFNPETVFLLQHATRARREDIFRRYTSLVNDLGRRANTLRGLLDLATDAVSPIPIEEVEPKESIIARFSTGAMSYGSISQEAHETLAIAMNHLGARSNTGEGGEDPERAFPTADGLDRRSRIRQIASGRFGVTIEYLSNADDIQIKMAQGAKPGEGGQLPGEKVYPWIAKTRNSTPGVGLISPPPHHDIYSIEDLAQLIYDLKSANPRARIHVKLVSEVGVGTVAAGVAKAHADVILVSGGDGGTGAAPLTSLKHAGGPWELGLAETVQTLVLNGLRDRVVVQVDGQLKTGRDVIIAALLGAEEFGFATAPLVVSGCIMMRVCHLDTCPVGIATQNPELRAKFAGKPEFVETFFHYIAEEVRSYLAALGMRSLDEAIGRADLLVPIDTPEAQRLGLDRLTYVQENAPRRFRKESAQDILTASLNQRIVGDIEPQLGKPGFIRHRYRISNTDRAVGATLGDLVTRRFGAELLAPDTIGLSFDGSAGQSFGAFAPPGVSMELHGDANDYVGKGLSGARLVVTPPMRIGSVAEKAIVIGNVALYGATKGELFVHGRAGERFAVRNSGATAVVEGVGDHGCEYMTGGVVVILGSIGRNFAAGMSGGLAFLWDPGGRVGARVNQDMVDLDPLDEEQLEVVKGLLERHRRYTDSAKANSILQMMERWHRSFVCVYPKDLKRVVLEERARQRQGSHIAVTTMNRGY; this is encoded by the coding sequence GTGTTACCGACTCCGTTGCCACCACTGTACCCACGAGGATCAGAGCACGATGCTTGCGGGATCGCCTTCATCGCCGACCTTCATGGCAAAGGTTCACACCAGCTCATCCAGATGGGCCTTGGGGCCCTCGTGAACCTCGAACATCGTGGTGCCAAAGGATCTGATCCCGATACCGGAGACGGAGCGGGCATTCTGATCCAAAATCCTGACCTGTTCTGGCGCCTCGATCATGACCTCCCAGCACAAGGTGCCTATGTCACTGGTCTTCTCTTCATCGATGGCGACCGATCGGTTCTGCTCAATCAGCTCAATGCCCTCCTCGCCGATTCTGGATGGCACGTGATTGCCGTGCGGGAAGTCCCCCGTAACAGCAGTATCCTTGGTGCGGGCTCAAGGGCCTCTGAACCTGCCATGGTGCAGTTGTTCCTCGGCGATGATGCAGGTACCACCGACGAACGCCTCGAGCGCAAAGCCTGGCTCCTGCGTCGACGCGTTGAACATACGATCCCCCAGCTGTATTTTCCTTCCCTGTCGTCAAAAACCTTCATCTACAAGGGAATGCTTTCGGCTCCCCAGGTTGAACGTTACTTCCTCGACCTTACCGATGATCGGCTAACAACGGGCATCGTCTTGGTGCATTCCCGCTTCTCGACCAACACCTTTCCGTCGTGGAGGCTTGCCCAACCATTCCGTATGATCGCCCACAACGGCGAGATCAACACCATCGATGGCAACCGCAACTGGATGCGAGCCCGAGAATCGCTGCTGAACTCCGACCTCATCGAGGGCGAGCTTGGTGATGCGCTTCCTCTTGTTGCCACCGACGAGTCTGACTCGGCATCCCTCGACGCCGTCTTCGAGATGTTAGCACTCCACGGACGATCGCTTCCTCACGCCATCATGATGATGATCCCAGAAGCGTGGGAGGGCAACATCACGATGAAGGGCACCATACGCGACTTCTATCGATTCCACGCCTCGTTGATGGAGCCCTGGGATGGGCCAGCGGCAGTCATCTTCACCGACGGATCACTGGTTGGTGGAGTTCTCGATCGTAACGGGTTGCGTCCCGCACGCTATTGGGTCACCGATGATGGCCTGGTAGTATTAGCCTCCGAGGCGGGGGTCATCGACGTCCCCGCTACGTCCGTCGTTACGCGTGGGAGGCTCGAACCTGGAAGGATTTTCCTGGTCGACACCTCCAAAGGCGCGATCCTCGACGATGCTGAGGTGAAAGAGTCGCTAGCACAGCTGGCGCCCTGGGGAGAGTGGCTGAACGAACATCAGGTCTCACTTGACTCGCTTCCACCACGTTATATGTTGGTTCCCCAACACGGATCGGTTGTCCAGCGTCAACAGCTCTTCGGCTACACCGAGGAGGAGCTTCGTCTCATCGTTACCCCGATGGCCACCCAAGGCCAAGAGCCCATTGGCTCCATGGGAGCTGACACTCCACTCGCGACGCGCTCACCGCTCGCACGACCTTTTTTTGACCTCTTCTATCAACGTTTCGCCCAAGTCACGAATCCACCGCTCGACGCCATCCGTGAGGAGCTCGTCACCTCCTACGAAGGGGTGATCGGACCAGAACGCAATCTTCTCGAACCATCTGCAACGTCGGTTCGCCAGATTCGTCTACCACACCCGGTGATCGACAACGATGATCTCGCAAAGCTCATGTATATCAACGAAGACGGGGAATATCCCGATCTCAACGCAAAGGTCATCGACATCCTCTACCCAGTTGGGGAGGGGGAAGAGGGCCTGCGCAAAGCGCTGAGTGGGATTCGCAACGCCTGCGAGGAGGCCATCCGAGACGGCTATGCCGTGGTGATACTGTCAGATCGCCATGCCAACTGGGAGCTCGCTCCGATCCCTTCACTCCTTGCGGTCTCGGCCGTCCATCACCATCTCGTTCGCACCAAACTCAGAACGCAGGCTGGCCTCATCGTGGAGTGTGGTGATGCCAGAGAGGTGCATCACTTCGCGACACTCATCAGCTTTGGTGCCGCGGCAGTAAATCCGTATCTGGCCTTCGATTCGATCGTCGACCTCATCCGCGAAGGGGTGCTCACTGACATCGCTCCGCGCGTCGCGGTCCGTAACTACGTGAAGGCAGCAACCAAAGGCATCGTCAAGGTGATGTCAAAGATGGGGATCTCCACCATCGGCTCCTACACCGGGGCACAGGTATTTGAGATCTATGGTTTGAGCGACGACGTCGTCAATGAATACTTCCCAGGAGCTCGGTCCCCGATGGGGGGGCAGGGCCTCGCTGAAATCGCCGCGGGCGTCGCCAGACACCATCGTCGGGCGTATACGGACCGTCGGGAGGAGTTTGTCCACCAAGACCTCGAAACTGGGGGGCAGTATCAGTGGCGCCGTGACGGTGAATATCATCTGTTCAACCCGGAGACCGTCTTCCTCCTCCAACACGCGACACGGGCTCGACGCGAGGACATCTTTCGTCGCTACACCTCACTCGTCAACGATTTAGGTCGACGAGCCAACACCCTACGAGGCCTACTCGATCTCGCAACCGATGCAGTGTCCCCGATCCCCATCGAAGAGGTCGAACCCAAGGAGTCGATCATCGCTCGCTTCTCGACCGGCGCAATGTCCTATGGATCGATCTCACAGGAGGCCCACGAGACGCTGGCCATCGCCATGAATCATCTCGGTGCTCGATCGAATACCGGCGAAGGAGGCGAAGACCCGGAGCGAGCGTTCCCCACCGCCGACGGTCTCGATCGACGATCAAGGATCCGTCAGATCGCATCTGGCCGATTTGGTGTCACGATCGAATACCTCAGTAATGCCGATGATATCCAGATCAAGATGGCCCAAGGGGCCAAGCCTGGCGAAGGGGGGCAGCTACCTGGAGAGAAGGTCTATCCTTGGATCGCCAAGACGAGAAACTCGACTCCAGGAGTCGGCCTGATCTCGCCACCACCACATCACGATATCTATTCAATCGAAGATCTCGCACAGCTAATTTACGACCTTAAATCGGCCAACCCCCGCGCTCGCATTCATGTCAAGCTCGTCTCCGAGGTCGGTGTTGGTACGGTCGCGGCGGGCGTCGCGAAGGCTCATGCTGATGTCATACTCGTCTCCGGTGGAGACGGCGGTACCGGTGCCGCACCGCTTACCTCGTTGAAACACGCAGGCGGACCATGGGAGCTCGGTCTTGCAGAAACGGTGCAAACCCTCGTCCTCAACGGCCTCCGCGACCGCGTCGTTGTGCAGGTCGATGGCCAGCTCAAGACAGGCCGCGATGTCATCATCGCAGCACTCCTAGGGGCTGAGGAGTTCGGGTTCGCCACCGCGCCACTCGTCGTATCTGGTTGCATCATGATGCGCGTCTGTCATCTCGATACCTGCCCGGTCGGCATCGCCACACAGAATCCAGAGTTGAGGGCCAAGTTTGCGGGGAAACCTGAATTTGTCGAGACCTTTTTCCACTATATTGCCGAAGAGGTGCGCAGCTACCTGGCTGCACTTGGTATGCGCTCCCTCGACGAAGCAATCGGTCGCGCCGACCTACTCGTACCAATCGATACTCCAGAGGCACAACGATTAGGACTCGATCGCCTGACCTACGTTCAGGAGAACGCACCAAGACGATTTCGCAAGGAGTCGGCGCAAGATATCCTCACTGCCAGCCTCAACCAGCGGATCGTTGGCGACATCGAACCGCAGCTGGGGAAGCCAGGTTTCATCAGACATCGTTATCGGATCTCCAATACCGATCGGGCGGTGGGCGCCACACTCGGCGATCTCGTCACCCGACGCTTTGGAGCTGAGTTGTTGGCTCCCGACACGATTGGGCTGAGCTTCGATGGTTCTGCCGGCCAAAGTTTTGGCGCCTTCGCGCCCCCGGGCGTCTCCATGGAGTTACACGGCGATGCCAACGACTACGTCGGCAAAGGCCTCTCCGGTGCCCGACTGGTTGTCACACCACCGATGCGTATCGGCAGCGTCGCTGAGAAGGCGATCGTGATCGGGAACGTCGCTCTCTATGGGGCGACAAAGGGTGAACTCTTCGTGCATGGCAGAGCGGGAGAACGATTTGCGGTCCGCAACTCAGGTGCAACCGCAGTTGTCGAGGGTGTTGGCGATCACGGTTGCGAATACATGACGGGGGGTGTTGTCGTCATTTTAGGCAGCATCGGACGTAACTTCGCCGCTGGCATGTCAGGTGGGCTGGCCTTCCTGTGGGATCCAGGCGGGCGTGTAGGTGCAAGAGTTAACCAGGACATGGTCGACCTCGATCCGCTCGACGAGGAGCAGCTTGAGGTCGTCAAAGGTTTGCTGGAACGCCACCGTCGATATACCGACTCGGCGAAGGCTAACTCCATCCTCCAGATGATGGAACGTTGGCACCGCAGCTTTGTCTGCGTCTATCCCAAGGATCTCAAGCGTGTCGTCCTCGAAGAACGAGCGCGCCAACGTCAAGGTTCTCATATCGCTGTAACTACTATGAATCGAGGCTATTGA
- a CDS encoding glutamate synthase subunit beta, with the protein MPADPRGFLKFDRKNPARRPVSQRLNDWHEVYGDIRAQEGIVQAQRCMGCGIPFCHQGCPLGNLIPEWNELVGLDRWASASERLHATNNFPEFTGRLCPAPCESACVLALNREAVTIEFIEKSIVETAFAHGWIRPVRPGHSTGHKVAVVGSGPSGLAAAQQLARAGHQVTVFERADRIGGLLRYGIPEFKMEKTVLDRRLAQFDEEGVEFRPNTTIGSDISLAKLRADVDAVILTLGSTRARTIDIPGSQAKGILSAMDFLPHANRALHDPPITPPITATGKRVVILGGGDTGADCLGTVLRQGATNVIQLEIMPRPSDTRPATAPWPTHPLLFRISSAHEEGGSRLFGRETLRFEADSAGAVTGLVTTAVQIDHLGRLARIEGSEERIGADLVLLAMGFVGPDLSMFDQDFVPATTARGTLDVDHRFETSIKGVFAAGDARRGQSLIVWAIAEGRSVAHHVDAYLMGSSDLPCPIAPDTVPLAIM; encoded by the coding sequence ATGCCGGCCGACCCACGAGGCTTTCTCAAATTCGACCGTAAGAATCCGGCGCGCAGGCCAGTTTCGCAACGCCTCAATGACTGGCACGAGGTCTACGGCGATATCCGGGCACAAGAAGGGATCGTCCAGGCTCAGCGGTGCATGGGCTGTGGTATCCCATTTTGCCATCAAGGGTGTCCCCTTGGGAACCTGATACCCGAATGGAACGAACTGGTGGGCCTTGATCGGTGGGCAAGTGCATCAGAACGGCTCCACGCGACGAACAACTTCCCTGAATTTACGGGCAGGCTCTGTCCAGCACCCTGTGAAAGTGCTTGTGTTTTGGCCCTCAATCGTGAAGCGGTCACGATTGAGTTCATCGAGAAATCCATTGTCGAGACCGCCTTCGCCCATGGATGGATCCGGCCTGTTCGCCCAGGGCACTCCACGGGCCACAAGGTAGCTGTCGTAGGGTCAGGCCCATCCGGGCTTGCAGCCGCCCAGCAACTGGCTCGAGCTGGACACCAAGTAACCGTCTTTGAGCGCGCCGACCGAATCGGAGGTCTTTTGCGTTATGGCATCCCCGAGTTCAAGATGGAGAAGACGGTGCTTGACCGTCGCCTGGCCCAGTTCGACGAAGAGGGAGTCGAATTTCGGCCGAACACGACCATTGGAAGCGATATCAGCCTCGCCAAGCTTAGAGCAGACGTTGACGCCGTTATTCTCACGCTTGGATCTACCAGGGCCCGCACGATCGACATCCCAGGGAGCCAAGCCAAGGGCATCTTGTCCGCGATGGATTTCCTACCACATGCAAACCGTGCACTCCACGATCCGCCCATCACACCTCCCATCACGGCCACCGGCAAGCGAGTGGTGATTCTCGGTGGGGGCGACACCGGAGCGGACTGCCTCGGCACCGTGCTGCGCCAAGGAGCTACCAACGTTATCCAGCTCGAGATCATGCCTCGCCCCTCGGATACACGTCCAGCAACCGCGCCGTGGCCGACGCACCCTCTGCTCTTTCGCATCTCCTCGGCCCACGAGGAAGGGGGATCCCGCCTCTTCGGACGCGAAACCTTGCGATTCGAGGCCGACTCCGCTGGTGCGGTGACCGGCCTCGTCACAACGGCAGTTCAGATCGATCACCTTGGTCGGCTCGCCCGCATAGAGGGTTCAGAAGAGCGGATCGGTGCCGACCTCGTCTTATTAGCGATGGGCTTCGTCGGGCCAGACCTCTCGATGTTCGATCAGGACTTTGTCCCAGCCACTACCGCGCGAGGCACGCTGGACGTTGACCATCGATTCGAGACCTCGATCAAAGGAGTCTTTGCTGCCGGCGACGCACGTCGTGGGCAATCGCTCATCGTCTGGGCGATTGCCGAAGGCAGATCGGTTGCCCACCATGTCGATGCATACCTGATGGGATCGAGTGACCTCCCTTGCCCAATCGCACCAGACACCGTCCCACTGGCTATCATGTAG